From the Hevea brasiliensis isolate MT/VB/25A 57/8 chromosome 13, ASM3005281v1, whole genome shotgun sequence genome, the window GAGAATAAAACTCAAAAACACCATCATTGACCTCAATCAAACTGCAACCTGGTAATTTTCTGAACCCAGTATCTCTCATTGCAACTTTTAATCGTGCAACATCTTTCCATCTTCCAAGATCACCATATATATTAGAAAGCATCACATAGTTTGCAGGGTTCTTTGGCTCAAATTTGATGAGTTTTTCAAGTGCTAGTTCTGCCAATACAACATTTTTGTAAACCCTACACGCCCCAAGCAAGGCAGCCCAAATAACAGCATCTGCTTCCATAGGCATCTTTTTAACAAAATCCACAGCCTGAACTAAAAGCCCAGCTCTTGCAAGCAGATCAACCATACAACCATAGTGCTCTATTTGAGGCACAATTGAATAATCATCAATCATTGATTGAAAATACGCAAAGCCATCTTCAATCAAACCCATGTGTGTGCAAGCACACAAAACACCCAAGAAGGTGATTCCATCTGGCTTTTCTCCAGCATTTTtcatttgagaaaacaaccttAAAGCATCTGCCCCACGCCCATGCACTGCTAGGCCACCAATCATGGTATTCCAGCTAATCACATCTTTCATATGCATGCCTTTAAACACATCAATTGCATTTTCTAGAATCCCACATTTTGCATACATGTCGACCAAAGCATTCTCAACATATACATTTCCTTTATATCCATTACTCTCAGCGTACGCATGCACCCACTTACCCAAATCAACAGCACCCAATCTTGCACATGCAGACAACACAGTCACAAGTGTGGCATCAGTAGGAACCACATTACCATCAACTAACATCTTCTTAAAAGAACTTAATACTTCCAAAAAACGCCCATCGCGTGCATAACCTCCTATCAATCCATTCCATGAAAAGACATTCCTTTCCGGCATCTCTTCAAACAGTCTTTCACAAGCTTCAACATCACCTTTGTTGGCATAACCACTCAAAATCGTGTTCCAAGACATAACGTCCTTGTTCGGCATCCTATTGAAAAGCTCGCGTGCTCTTGCCATATCCCCTATCTCAATATAACCCGTAATCACAGTGTTCCATAACACAATATCACGTTCAGGGGCCAAATCAAAAAGGCAACGTGCAGTTTCTATATCATTACAAAATATGAAACCACGAATCATGGAAGTCCAAGCAACCACATTTCTTTCTAGCATCTCACCAAACACTCTATAAGCCTCCCCTATCACTCCTCTGCTAGAATACAAATCAATCAACATAGTACCCATGTATGGGTTGGCTCTAAATCCACTCTTTATCACAAAACAATGCAATTGTTCACCTTCTCTGAATGCATTAATCTTTACACAAGATTTAAGAACCATTGGGAAAGTGAAGCAGTTAGGCATTATATCCATTCTCTTCATTTGGCTATACAAGACAATAACTTCCCAATGAAATTCGTTTTGGGCATAGCCTTTAAACATTGCATTCCAACTGGAGAGATTTGGATAAGGAATTCGATCGAACATTTTGTGGGCATAATCCATTTTCTTAAGCAAAGCAGAA encodes:
- the LOC110647483 gene encoding pentatricopeptide repeat-containing protein At1g08070, chloroplastic, which translates into the protein MDYAHKMFDRIPYPNLSSWNAMFKGYAQNEFHWEVIVLYSQMKRMDIMPNCFTFPMVLKSCVKINAFREGEQLHCFVIKSGFRANPYMGTMLIDLYSSRGVIGEAYRVFGEMLERNVVAWTSMIRGFIFCNDIETARCLFDLAPERDIVLWNTVITGYIEIGDMARARELFNRMPNKDVMSWNTILSGYANKGDVEACERLFEEMPERNVFSWNGLIGGYARDGRFLEVLSSFKKMLVDGNVVPTDATLVTVLSACARLGAVDLGKWVHAYAESNGYKGNVYVENALVDMYAKCGILENAIDVFKGMHMKDVISWNTMIGGLAVHGRGADALRLFSQMKNAGEKPDGITFLGVLCACTHMGLIEDGFAYFQSMIDDYSIVPQIEHYGCMVDLLARAGLLVQAVDFVKKMPMEADAVIWAALLGACRVYKNVVLAELALEKLIKFEPKNPANYVMLSNIYGDLGRWKDVARLKVAMRDTGFRKLPGCSLIEVNDGVFEFYSLDERLPESELIYGTLRGLTKLLRSSGYVPDYMELGKSS